The sequence TCCCTATATGCAAATATAAGTAATACCCCATTACGGGGTTATCAAGCAAAAAGAATTAATATTTTAATTGGATAGTTTAAAAGGGCAGATCGTCAGCTGCGTCACTAATTTGGGGGGGGATGTCCATATTGGGGAAATTGTCACCGGTAGTGCTGCCTGTATTACTATGATGGATGGCATGCTCTGAATTATTAAGATCCATGCGTTTATCCAGCATAACGAGGTTATCACCTACAACTTCGGTAGCAAATTTTTTATTTCCTTCCTTATCTTCCCAGCTACGTGTGCGCAGACGTCCTTCAATGTAAACCAGGCTGCCTTTGTGCAGGTATTTCTGCGCTAATTCTGCCAGTCCACGCCATAAAACTACCGTGTGCCATTCTGTTTGGGAGATCAGTTTACCGGCCCTGTCCTTAAATGTCTCCGTAGTAGCCAGAGAAAATTTAGCTACTGCGATATTGCCTTCTAAAAACTGTACATCCGGATCTCTACCCAAGTTGCCAATCAGGATTACTTTATTAACACCTCTCATTGTTGCAGGTTTTAATCTATTGATTTT is a genomic window of Chitinophaga sp. LS1 containing:
- a CDS encoding single-stranded DNA-binding protein, which encodes MRGVNKVILIGNLGRDPDVQFLEGNIAVAKFSLATTETFKDRAGKLISQTEWHTVVLWRGLAELAQKYLHKGSLVYIEGRLRTRSWEDKEGNKKFATEVVGDNLVMLDKRMDLNNSEHAIHHSNTGSTTGDNFPNMDIPPQISDAADDLPF